In Macadamia integrifolia cultivar HAES 741 chromosome 5, SCU_Mint_v3, whole genome shotgun sequence, a single window of DNA contains:
- the LOC122079422 gene encoding squalene synthase 1-like, giving the protein MGSLAAVLTHPDDIYPLVKLKMAARNAEKQIPSEPHWGFCYSMLHKVSRSFALVIQQLGPELRNAVCIFYLVLRALDTVEDDTSIPSDIKVPILKAFHRHVYDCDWHFSCGTKHYKVLMDQFHLVSTAFLELGRSYQEAIEDITKRMGAGMAKFICKEVETVDDYDEYCHYVAGLVGLGLSKLFYASSLEDLALDSLSNSMGLFLQKTNIIRDYLEDINEIPKSRMFWPCQIWSKYVNKLEDLKYEQNSKKAVQCLNDMVTNALIHVEDCLKYMSSLRDPAIFRFCAIPQIMAIGTLALCYNNVEVFRGVVKMRRGLTAKVIDRTKTMSDVYGAFFDFSCMLKSKVDNNDPNATKTWNRIDAIQKACRESGLLHKRRSYVVESHPRYNSALIMAIFILLAIFLTFSAKRPTHVD; this is encoded by the exons atggggaGTTTAGCAGCCGTGTTGACGCACCCGGACGATATCTATCCGCTTGTGAAGCTGAAGATGGCCGCCAGGAATGCGGAGAAGCAGATTCCATCTGAACCTCATTGGGGCTTTTGCTACAGCATGCTACACAAGGTCTCCCGCAGTTTCGCTCTTGTTATTCAACAGCTAGGTCCCGAGCTTCGCAACGCT GTTTGCATCTTCTATTTGGTTCTCAGAGCCCTTGATACTGTTG AGGATGATACAAGCATTCCTTCTGATATCAAAGTACCTATTCTGAAAGCTTTCCACCGTCATGTATATGATTGTGACTGGCATTTCTCAT GTGGTACAAAGCACTACAAAGTTCTAATGGACCAATTTCATCTTGTTTCAACTGCTTTTTTGGAACTTGGAAGAAG TTATCAAGAGGCAATTGAAGATATAACTAAAAGGATGGGTGCAGGGATGGCAAAGTTTATATGCAAGGAG GTGGAAACAGTTGACGACTATGATGAATATTGTCACTATGTAGCAGGACTTGTTGGATTAGGATTATCCAAGCTTTTCTATGCATCCAGTTTGGAAGATTTGGCTCTTGATTCCCTCTCTAATTCCATGGGTTTATTTCTTCAG AAAACAAATATTATTCGGGACTATCTGGaagatataaatgagattccaAAGTCACGGATGTTCTGGCCTTGTCAGATTTGGAGTAAATATGTGAACAAGCTTGAG GACTTGAAATATGAGCAGAACTCAAAGAAAGCAGTTCAgtgcttgaatgacatggtcaCAAATGCATTAATACATGTGGAAGATTGCCTGAAGTATATGTCCTCTTTGCGAGATCCTGCTATATTCCGATTCTGTGCTATCCCTCAG ATTATGGCAATTGGAACACTTGCTTTATGCTACAACAATGTTGAAGTCTTCAGAGGAGTGGTGAAAATGAGACGTG GTCTAACTGCTAAAGTTATTGACCGAACGAAAACAATGTCTGATGTCTACGGtgctttctttgatttttcttgcatGCTGAAGTCCAAG GTGGACAATAATGATCCCAATGCCACCAAAACTTGGAATCGGATAGACGCAATTCAGAAGGCATGCAGAGAATCTGGGTTGCTGCACAAAAG GAGATCTTACGTGGTGGAAAGCCATCCAAGATACAACTCTGCCTTG ATCATGGCAATCTTCATTCTACTGGCAATATTTCTCACCTTTTCTGCTAAGCGGCCAACTCATGTAGATTAG